A single window of Methylobacterium nodulans ORS 2060 DNA harbors:
- a CDS encoding putative bifunctional diguanylate cyclase/phosphodiesterase, which produces MPAKSRATWGEGELYEALCLLVIAGFWGLIGANFGVFAAFNLFILQHGLSDLFTFAMLMGLTLVGVTVRKSLKLRRVMRERDMAAAHAEAVARHDALTGLANRRLLLEAIDKLLAGDHSPVSGAVLLIDIDRFKPVNDLYGHAAGDAVLCAIADRLRSLAPSQGLAARLGGDEFALLVRAELGSEALARLAEQVIASIARPVEWAQAELKVGATIGITLISRDDLDAHAIMHAADLAMYQGKKEGRGTYRFFQSAMDLELKERAQLESELRAAIEGGQIEPFYQPVVSLPHQDLVGVEVLARWRHPIRGLLTPDQFIAAAEETGMIAELSCRLLRQACLDAREWPSHLRLAVNIAPQQFQDRWLAERILAILTETGFPPNRLEVEITETALVQDLEATRATLTSLQNLGVRIALDDFGTGYSSLYHLRELRFDKLKIDRSYVDSITMSEERAKLVDAIIKLGTSLGLTTTAEGIETAASVEWLSGQGCDYGQGYLFGAPMPKEAIDRILVAPADAQKAMLEARSAA; this is translated from the coding sequence ATGCCCGCGAAGTCGCGTGCTACCTGGGGCGAAGGCGAGCTCTACGAAGCGCTCTGCCTGCTCGTCATCGCCGGGTTCTGGGGGCTGATCGGCGCCAATTTCGGCGTGTTCGCCGCGTTCAACCTGTTCATCCTCCAGCATGGCCTGTCCGACCTGTTCACCTTCGCGATGCTGATGGGCCTGACCCTGGTCGGCGTCACCGTCCGGAAATCGCTCAAGCTCCGCCGCGTCATGCGCGAGCGCGACATGGCCGCCGCGCATGCCGAGGCGGTCGCGCGCCACGACGCGCTCACGGGGCTGGCCAACCGCCGCCTCCTGCTCGAAGCCATCGACAAGCTGCTGGCGGGGGACCATTCGCCCGTCTCGGGTGCGGTGCTCCTCATCGACATCGATCGCTTCAAGCCGGTCAACGACCTCTACGGGCACGCCGCAGGCGACGCCGTCCTGTGCGCCATCGCCGATCGCCTGCGCAGCCTCGCCCCGAGTCAGGGACTGGCGGCCCGGCTCGGCGGCGACGAATTCGCGCTGCTCGTGCGCGCCGAGCTCGGGAGCGAGGCCCTCGCCCGGCTGGCCGAGCAGGTGATCGCCAGCATCGCGCGTCCGGTCGAATGGGCGCAGGCCGAGCTGAAGGTGGGGGCGACGATCGGGATCACGCTGATCTCGCGCGACGACCTCGACGCTCACGCCATCATGCATGCGGCCGATCTCGCCATGTACCAGGGCAAGAAGGAGGGGCGCGGCACCTACCGCTTCTTCCAGAGCGCAATGGATCTCGAACTCAAGGAGCGGGCCCAGCTCGAGAGCGAGCTGCGGGCGGCGATTGAGGGCGGGCAGATCGAGCCGTTCTACCAGCCCGTCGTGTCGCTCCCGCACCAGGATCTCGTCGGCGTCGAGGTGCTGGCCCGCTGGCGGCATCCCATCCGGGGCCTCCTCACGCCCGACCAGTTCATCGCGGCCGCCGAGGAGACCGGCATGATCGCCGAGCTGAGCTGCCGGCTGCTCCGGCAGGCCTGCCTGGACGCGCGGGAATGGCCGAGCCATCTGCGGCTGGCCGTCAACATCGCCCCGCAGCAGTTCCAGGATCGCTGGCTCGCCGAACGCATCCTGGCGATCCTGACCGAAACCGGCTTCCCGCCGAACCGGCTCGAGGTCGAGATCACCGAGACCGCCCTCGTCCAGGATCTGGAGGCCACCCGCGCCACGCTGACATCCCTGCAGAACCTCGGCGTGCGCATCGCGCTCGACGATTTCGGCACCGGCTATTCCAGCCTCTATCACCTGCGCGAATTGCGGTTCGACAAGCTGAAGATCGACCGCAGCTACGTCGATTCGATCACGATGAGCGAGGAGCGGGCGAAGCTCGTCGATGCGATCATCAAGCTCGGCACGAGCCTCGGCCTGACCACCACCGCCGAGGGGATCGAGACCGCCGCCAGCGTCGAATGGCTGTCCGGCCAGGGCTGCGACTACGGCCAGGGCTATCTGTTCGGCGCCCCGATGCCCAAGGAGGCGATCGACCGGATCCTCGTCGCGCCGGCCGACGCGCAGAAGGCCATGCTGGAGGCCAGGAGCGCGGCCTGA
- a CDS encoding HAD-IA family hydrolase produces MSAPSLDSFKVLTFDVVGTLIDFERGILDHLRAVSGRSRDELSDERIFEVYLKGRELHAKRSSEVFADVYRHVARELGFPDTDEAADAFQLSVLRWPAFADSAAALKRLRRHYRLVAMTNADRVAFSFYAHTLGTPFDDSVTYDDTGVAKPDPQFFAFNRGRQSAFGYKQSDILHVAQSQYHDIGIARDLGYTVCWIERRQGLKGFGGTPAPAKLTKPDFHFPTLEKLADAADAAFAARYAASAQRAA; encoded by the coding sequence ATGTCCGCCCCCTCCCTCGACAGCTTCAAAGTCCTGACCTTCGACGTCGTCGGCACCCTGATCGACTTCGAGAGGGGCATCCTCGACCATCTGCGCGCGGTCTCCGGCCGCAGCCGCGACGAGCTCAGCGACGAGCGCATCTTCGAGGTCTACCTGAAGGGCCGCGAACTCCACGCCAAGCGCTCCAGCGAGGTCTTCGCCGACGTCTACCGGCACGTCGCCAGGGAGCTCGGCTTCCCCGACACCGACGAGGCCGCGGACGCGTTTCAGCTCTCGGTGCTGCGCTGGCCGGCCTTCGCCGATTCCGCCGCGGCCCTGAAGCGCCTGCGCCGGCATTACCGCCTCGTCGCGATGACCAATGCCGACCGGGTCGCGTTCTCGTTCTACGCCCACACCCTCGGCACGCCGTTCGACGACAGCGTGACCTACGACGACACCGGGGTGGCCAAGCCCGATCCGCAATTCTTCGCCTTCAACCGCGGCCGGCAATCCGCCTTCGGCTACAAGCAAAGCGACATATTGCACGTGGCCCAGAGCCAGTATCACGATATCGGCATCGCCCGGGACCTCGGCTACACTGTCTGCTGGATCGAGCGCCGGCAGGGGCTCAAGGGCTTCGGCGGCACGCCGGCGCCGGCCAAGCTGACCAAGCCCGACTTCCACTTCCCCACCCTGGAGAAGCTGGCCGACGCCGCCGACGCGGCCTTCGCGGCCCGCTATGCGGCGTCAGCCCAGCGCGCGGCCTGA
- a CDS encoding anti-sigma factor family protein, whose product MPLMRCRDVAERAGALIDGEAGFATRMRLRLHLAACAPCRRFVAQLRATQRLLRGAAPPALDPEREEALVAAALRGTDEPGGRI is encoded by the coding sequence ATGCCGCTGATGCGATGCCGGGACGTGGCCGAGCGCGCGGGCGCGCTGATCGACGGCGAGGCCGGCTTCGCCACCCGGATGCGCCTGCGGCTGCATCTTGCGGCTTGCGCCCCCTGCCGGCGCTTCGTGGCGCAGCTCAGGGCCACGCAGCGCCTGTTGCGCGGCGCGGCCCCGCCGGCCCTTGATCCGGAGCGCGAGGAGGCGCTCGTCGCCGCTGCGCTGCGGGGAACGGACGAGCCGGGCGGCCGCATCTGA
- a CDS encoding LysR family transcriptional regulator, with protein MNPLRRMLPSNHALFVFEAVARHASFTKAAAELNVTQPAVSKAMAQLERHLGVRLLGRSAEGVTLTEDGEILYRRVADGFRGIEAALREIDIRRTGIDTITLSLSSAFTTHWLMPRINTLQETFPAVDFRFQLIPGALGGPVDNVDLGMRFVEGPDLDHEAVFLINEVMLPVCSPAYLAGRNAAGSRTTFVNLTASSPNWTGGVDPGPDWNGSRASLNFSDYAVVLQAALLGQGVALGWISVVSHWLATGDLVPATERLTRTARTCQLIHLRSRPLRRSVAAVRDWIIAEMRAEVARVDDLYPDLGIGRASFGFP; from the coding sequence ATGAACCCGCTGCGCAGGATGCTCCCCTCCAATCACGCTCTGTTCGTGTTCGAGGCCGTGGCGCGCCATGCCAGCTTCACCAAGGCCGCCGCGGAGCTGAACGTGACTCAGCCCGCGGTCAGCAAGGCGATGGCGCAGCTCGAGCGGCATCTCGGGGTGCGCCTCCTCGGCCGCTCGGCCGAGGGCGTGACGCTGACGGAGGACGGAGAGATCCTCTACCGGCGCGTCGCCGACGGCTTCCGGGGCATCGAGGCGGCTCTGCGGGAGATCGACATCCGGCGCACCGGCATCGACACGATCACCCTGTCCCTGTCATCGGCCTTCACCACGCATTGGCTGATGCCGCGCATCAACACGCTGCAGGAGACGTTTCCGGCGGTCGATTTCCGCTTCCAGCTGATCCCGGGGGCGCTCGGCGGCCCGGTCGACAACGTCGATCTCGGCATGCGCTTCGTCGAGGGCCCCGATCTCGACCACGAGGCGGTCTTCCTGATCAACGAGGTGATGCTGCCGGTCTGCAGTCCGGCCTACCTCGCCGGCCGCAACGCCGCCGGCAGCCGCACCACCTTCGTCAATCTCACGGCCTCGTCGCCGAACTGGACCGGCGGCGTCGATCCGGGCCCGGACTGGAACGGCTCGCGGGCCTCCCTCAACTTCTCCGATTATGCGGTGGTGCTGCAGGCGGCCCTGCTCGGCCAGGGCGTGGCGCTCGGCTGGATCAGCGTGGTGTCGCACTGGCTCGCCACCGGCGATCTGGTGCCGGCTACCGAGCGGCTCACCCGCACGGCAAGGACGTGCCAGCTCATCCACCTGCGCTCGCGCCCGCTGCGCAGGTCGGTCGCAGCCGTGCGGGACTGGATCATCGCCGAGATGCGGGCCGAGGTGGCGCGCGTCGACGACCTTTATCCCGACCTCGGCATCGGCCGGGCGAGCTTCGGCTTCCCATAA
- a CDS encoding RNA polymerase sigma factor, whose amino-acid sequence MAGAEDPSDEDLLPRLRARDESAFRLLVRRHHLRLVAVARGAALPPESAEEVVQEAWIAMMRNLDGFEGRASLRTWLTGIVLNLARKAVLARQRTSTFSDLAAPGAEAEAFDEAAFLPDGHWRDPPWHWSEVDLERALAGRQVWAAVQEAIGALPPLQAAVLRLRDVEGFGVRETETLLGLSEARQRALLDRARIRIRATFERLTREAPPRRAP is encoded by the coding sequence ATGGCGGGGGCGGAGGACCCGAGCGACGAGGATCTGCTGCCGCGCCTGCGGGCGCGCGACGAGTCGGCGTTCCGGCTGCTGGTGCGGCGCCACCATCTGCGCCTCGTCGCGGTGGCGCGCGGGGCCGCGCTGCCGCCCGAATCTGCCGAGGAGGTGGTGCAGGAGGCCTGGATCGCCATGATGCGCAATCTCGACGGCTTCGAGGGGCGCGCCTCCCTGCGCACCTGGCTCACGGGCATCGTGCTCAACCTCGCCCGCAAGGCGGTCCTGGCGCGGCAGCGCACCAGCACCTTCTCGGATCTCGCTGCGCCTGGAGCGGAGGCGGAGGCCTTCGACGAAGCGGCGTTTCTCCCCGACGGGCACTGGCGCGATCCGCCCTGGCACTGGTCGGAGGTCGATCTCGAGCGGGCGCTGGCCGGCCGTCAGGTCTGGGCGGCGGTGCAGGAGGCGATCGGGGCGCTGCCGCCGCTCCAGGCCGCGGTGCTGCGCCTGCGCGACGTCGAAGGTTTTGGCGTCCGGGAGACGGAAACCCTGCTCGGCCTGAGCGAGGCGCGCCAGCGCGCGCTCCTCGACCGTGCAAGGATCCGGATCCGTGCGACCTTCGAGCGCCTGACCCGGGAGGCGCCCCCGCGCCGAGCGCCGTGA
- a CDS encoding carboxypeptidase M32, whose protein sequence is MQAYRSLALTFSRLQALEGAAGILGWDSQTLMPDGAAEGRADQLATLRGMIHDLLTAPATGEELARAEAEPLGDAERTNLREMRRIHRHASAVPRDLVEANSRAVLRAEMVWREARRTADFPLLLPHLAEVLRVQREIGQAKGAALGLQPYDALLDGYDPGLRRSLIDPLFAELRAVLPGLIEAARARQAREPTVLALPGPFAIERQREVCLSLMRAAGFDFRRGRLDVSLHPFCGGAVDDVRITTRYDETDLMRALMGVLHETGHALYEQGRPAAWRGQPAGEARGMSLHESQSLIIEMQAGRSREFVAFLAPLLRETFRGEGPAWNSENLYRLSTRVEPGLIRVDADEVTYPAHILLRTELETAMLAGDLSPADLPGAFNAGMRELLGLDVPNDALGCLQDIHWPGGSFGYFPTYTLGAMIAAQLFESAAAAEPDLRPALARGDFSPLLAWLRTNVHAHGSTLDTEDLLVAATGRGLASEPFLRHLRRRYVEP, encoded by the coding sequence ATGCAGGCGTACCGCTCTCTCGCTCTCACCTTCTCGCGGCTCCAGGCACTGGAAGGCGCGGCGGGCATTCTCGGCTGGGACTCGCAGACCCTGATGCCCGACGGTGCCGCGGAGGGGCGCGCCGATCAGCTCGCGACGCTGCGCGGGATGATCCACGACCTCCTCACCGCCCCCGCGACCGGGGAGGAACTGGCGCGGGCGGAGGCGGAGCCGCTCGGCGACGCGGAGCGCACCAACCTGCGGGAGATGCGCCGGATCCACCGCCATGCCTCGGCGGTCCCGCGCGACCTCGTGGAGGCGAATTCCCGCGCCGTGCTGCGGGCCGAGATGGTCTGGCGGGAGGCGCGCCGGACCGCCGACTTCCCGCTCCTGCTGCCGCACCTCGCCGAGGTGCTGCGGGTCCAGCGCGAGATCGGACAGGCCAAGGGCGCGGCCCTCGGCCTGCAGCCCTACGACGCGCTCCTCGACGGCTACGATCCGGGGCTGCGCCGCAGCCTCATCGATCCGCTCTTCGCGGAGCTCCGCGCGGTCCTGCCCGGGCTGATCGAGGCGGCCCGCGCACGGCAGGCTCGGGAGCCGACGGTCCTGGCGCTCCCCGGCCCTTTCGCGATCGAGCGGCAGCGGGAGGTCTGCCTGTCCCTGATGCGGGCCGCCGGGTTCGACTTCCGCCGCGGCCGCCTCGACGTGAGCCTGCATCCCTTCTGCGGCGGCGCCGTCGACGACGTCCGGATCACCACTCGGTACGACGAGACCGACCTGATGCGGGCGCTGATGGGCGTGCTGCACGAGACCGGGCATGCCCTCTACGAGCAGGGCCGCCCGGCCGCGTGGCGGGGCCAGCCCGCCGGCGAGGCGCGCGGCATGAGCCTGCACGAGAGCCAGTCCCTGATCATCGAGATGCAGGCGGGCCGCTCGCGGGAATTCGTCGCCTTTCTGGCGCCCCTGCTGCGGGAGACTTTTCGCGGTGAGGGTCCCGCCTGGAACTCCGAAAACCTCTACCGGCTCTCCACGCGGGTCGAGCCCGGCCTCATCCGGGTCGATGCGGACGAGGTGACCTATCCGGCGCATATCCTCCTGCGCACCGAGCTCGAGACGGCAATGCTCGCAGGCGATCTGTCGCCTGCCGACCTGCCGGGCGCCTTCAATGCCGGGATGCGGGAGCTTCTCGGCCTCGACGTCCCCAACGACGCGCTCGGCTGCCTGCAGGACATCCACTGGCCCGGCGGCTCCTTCGGCTATTTCCCGACCTACACGCTCGGGGCGATGATCGCCGCGCAGCTCTTCGAGAGCGCGGCCGCGGCCGAGCCGGACCTCCGGCCCGCCCTCGCGCGGGGCGACTTCTCGCCCCTGCTGGCGTGGCTGCGCACGAACGTGCATGCGCATGGCAGCACGCTCGACACTGAGGACCTGCTCGTCGCGGCGACCGGCCGGGGGCTCGCGAGCGAGCCCTTCCTGCGCCACCTGCGGCGGCGCTACGTCGAGCCGTAG
- a CDS encoding glutathione S-transferase family protein, which yields MITLYGVLRSRAARNVWLAKELGLSFTRVPVIQAYRLPDPLAADAPLNTASPAFRAINPNGRIPALVDGDLTLCESFAINLYLARKHGGPLAPADLREDGLMTMWSLWAVTECEPHGLAILLHSGGERSESDRRTVATAIETLRPAFAVLEAALRKAGGFLVGGRFTVADINVAEVLRYAQPATAFLAEHPAIGAWLNACQARPAFREMMAERSTEPA from the coding sequence ATGATCACGCTCTACGGCGTCCTGCGGTCGCGTGCGGCCCGCAATGTCTGGCTAGCCAAGGAACTCGGGCTGTCCTTCACGCGGGTGCCGGTGATCCAGGCCTATCGGCTGCCCGACCCGCTCGCCGCGGATGCTCCGCTCAACACCGCCTCGCCGGCCTTCCGGGCGATCAATCCGAACGGACGCATCCCGGCCCTGGTCGACGGCGACCTGACCCTCTGCGAGTCCTTCGCCATCAACCTCTATCTCGCGCGCAAGCATGGCGGCCCGCTCGCCCCGGCGGATCTGCGCGAGGACGGGCTGATGACCATGTGGTCGCTCTGGGCCGTGACGGAATGCGAGCCCCACGGGCTCGCGATCCTGCTCCACAGCGGCGGGGAGCGCAGCGAATCCGACCGGCGCACCGTCGCGACCGCGATCGAGACCCTGCGCCCCGCCTTCGCGGTCCTGGAGGCCGCTCTGCGGAAGGCAGGCGGCTTCCTCGTCGGCGGCCGCTTTACGGTCGCCGACATCAACGTCGCCGAGGTGCTCCGCTACGCGCAGCCGGCGACCGCGTTCCTCGCCGAGCACCCGGCCATCGGCGCTTGGCTCAACGCCTGCCAGGCCCGGCCAGCCTTCCGGGAGATGATGGCCGAGCGCAGCACCGAGCCCGCCTGA
- a CDS encoding acyl-CoA dehydrogenase family protein produces MLTDDQVLIRDTARSFAQERLKPFSAAWDREARFPREALAEMGALGFLGMLVPEEYGGAALDHVAYALAIEEIAAGDGAVSTIMSVHNSVGCMPILRFGTEEQRRRFLVPLAKGEKLAAFCLTEPSAGSDAAALKTRARRVGDRWILSGTKQFITSGRNADVAIVFAVTDPAAGKKGISAFVVPTDTPGYTVARLEHKLGQRASDTAQIVFEEMELTPDLMLGREGDGLRIALANLEGGRIGIAAQAVGMARAAFAAALAYAGERETFGQKLTGHQAVAFRLADMATRIEAARLLVLNAARLRDAGQPCLKEAAMAKLFASEMAEAVCSDAIQIHGGYGYLADYPVEQIYRDVRVCQIYEGTSDVQRIVISRALVG; encoded by the coding sequence ATGCTCACCGACGACCAGGTCCTGATCCGCGACACCGCCCGCAGCTTCGCGCAGGAGCGGCTGAAGCCGTTCTCGGCCGCCTGGGATCGGGAGGCGCGCTTTCCCCGCGAGGCGCTGGCCGAGATGGGCGCGCTCGGCTTCCTGGGCATGCTGGTGCCGGAGGAGTACGGGGGCGCCGCCCTCGACCACGTCGCCTATGCGCTCGCCATCGAGGAGATCGCGGCGGGCGACGGCGCCGTGTCGACCATCATGAGCGTGCACAACTCGGTCGGCTGCATGCCGATCCTGAGATTCGGCACCGAGGAGCAGAGGCGGCGCTTCCTGGTGCCGCTGGCGAAGGGCGAGAAGCTCGCCGCCTTCTGCCTCACCGAGCCCAGCGCGGGCTCGGACGCCGCCGCCCTGAAGACCCGCGCCCGGCGCGTCGGAGACCGCTGGATCCTGTCGGGGACGAAGCAGTTCATCACCTCGGGCCGGAATGCGGACGTGGCGATCGTCTTCGCGGTCACGGATCCGGCAGCCGGCAAGAAGGGCATCTCGGCCTTCGTCGTCCCGACCGACACGCCCGGCTACACGGTCGCGCGGCTCGAGCACAAGCTCGGGCAGCGCGCGTCCGACACGGCGCAGATCGTGTTCGAGGAGATGGAACTCACCCCCGACCTGATGCTGGGACGCGAGGGCGACGGCCTGAGGATCGCGCTCGCCAATCTGGAGGGCGGCCGGATCGGCATCGCCGCCCAGGCGGTCGGCATGGCGCGCGCGGCCTTCGCGGCGGCCCTCGCCTATGCGGGCGAGCGGGAGACCTTCGGGCAGAAGCTGACGGGCCATCAGGCCGTGGCCTTCCGCCTCGCCGACATGGCGACGCGGATCGAGGCGGCGCGGCTTCTCGTGCTCAACGCCGCGCGCCTGCGCGATGCCGGACAGCCCTGCCTGAAGGAGGCCGCGATGGCCAAGCTCTTCGCCTCCGAGATGGCGGAGGCGGTGTGCTCGGACGCGATCCAGATCCACGGCGGCTACGGCTATCTCGCGGATTATCCGGTCGAGCAGATCTACCGGGACGTGCGCGTCTGCCAGATCTACGAGGGCACGAGCGACGTGCAGCGGATCGTCATCAGCCGCGCCCTCGTGGGCTGA
- a CDS encoding CaiB/BaiF CoA transferase family protein — MTSTISAREAGHGPLAGLRLVEFAGIGPGPFAAMLLADLGAEVVRIARPGGSDLYARHVLTRSRATVTADLKDPADLARVLDCLDHADALIEGFRPGVMERLGLGPDLVLARNPRLVYGRMTGWGQEGPLARSAGHDLTYIAVTGALAAIGPRSHPVPPLNLLGDFGGGALYLAMGLLAAVLSARATGAGQVVDCAVCDGAASLMAMTADFAAQGRWVEEREANLLDGGAPYYRTYRCADGGFVALAPLEPQFFAEFRRRVGLEEDPAFDDRDGAALRRRLEELFLTRTRAEWCRLLEGSDACVAPVLSLSEARHHPHLAARGTYLEVDGVMQPAPAPRFSRTPAAIRTDLPRTDLEAIARTWRERT; from the coding sequence ATGACCTCGACCATCTCAGCCCGGGAGGCCGGGCACGGGCCGCTCGCGGGCCTGCGCCTCGTGGAGTTCGCCGGGATCGGCCCGGGCCCCTTCGCGGCCATGCTGCTCGCGGATCTCGGGGCCGAGGTCGTCCGCATCGCCAGGCCGGGCGGCTCCGATCTTTACGCGCGCCACGTTCTGACCCGCAGCCGCGCCACCGTGACCGCCGACCTCAAGGATCCGGCCGATCTCGCCCGGGTGCTGGATTGCCTGGACCACGCCGATGCGCTCATCGAGGGGTTCCGGCCAGGGGTGATGGAACGCCTCGGCCTCGGCCCCGACCTGGTCCTCGCCCGCAACCCCCGGCTCGTCTACGGGCGCATGACCGGCTGGGGCCAGGAGGGGCCGCTCGCCCGCAGCGCCGGGCACGACCTCACCTACATCGCCGTGACGGGGGCGCTGGCGGCGATCGGGCCGCGCTCGCATCCCGTTCCGCCCCTGAACCTGCTCGGGGATTTCGGCGGCGGCGCGCTCTACCTCGCCATGGGCCTGCTCGCGGCCGTCCTGTCGGCCCGCGCGACCGGCGCGGGGCAGGTCGTCGATTGCGCGGTCTGCGACGGGGCCGCCTCGCTGATGGCCATGACGGCCGATTTCGCCGCGCAGGGGCGATGGGTCGAGGAGCGCGAAGCGAATCTCCTCGACGGGGGAGCGCCCTACTACCGCACCTATCGCTGCGCGGATGGCGGCTTCGTCGCGCTGGCTCCACTCGAACCGCAATTCTTCGCGGAGTTCCGGCGCCGGGTCGGCCTGGAGGAGGATCCCGCCTTCGACGACCGGGACGGCGCCGCGCTTCGGCGCCGGCTGGAGGAGCTGTTCCTCACCCGCACGCGCGCGGAATGGTGCCGGCTCCTCGAAGGCAGCGATGCCTGCGTGGCGCCCGTCCTCTCCTTGAGCGAGGCGCGGCATCACCCGCATCTCGCGGCGCGCGGCACCTACCTGGAGGTCGACGGTGTCATGCAGCCGGCGCCCGCGCCGCGCTTCTCGCGCACGCCAGCGGCGATCCGCACCGACCTGCCGAGGACAGACCTGGAGGCGATCGCGCGGACGTGGCGCGAACGGACGTGA
- a CDS encoding ABC transporter ATP-binding protein yields the protein MAASGSTAQLNREPLSGGSVGVSIRNATRRYGTFTALDDISLDVAPGEFLSLLGPSGSGKTTLLGILGGFTVPSSGSVHFGEVDVTLVPPHKRNIGVVFQNYALFPHLTVGENVAFPLRARREPKASWAAQVSQALALVELAGYENRAISQLSGGQRQRVALARAIVFRPRLILMDEPLSALDKQLRETMQIELRRLHRQLEATIIYVTHDQREALTMSDRIAILRGGRLAQVDTPERLHDRPASAFVASFIGESTLVPVTRAGDDAVAFGATTLRSARPLPPGSGLLLAIQTEKLLIAEAGAGAEAGYNRLTGRVTDIVYQGESLKVFVALDGGPEISLRQPAHHAGRLAIPPPGAALTALLHPQDTIIVPAEPA from the coding sequence GTGGCGGCATCCGGATCGACCGCTCAGCTGAATCGCGAACCGCTCTCCGGCGGCAGCGTCGGGGTGTCGATCCGCAACGCGACGCGGCGCTACGGCACGTTCACGGCTCTCGACGACATCTCCCTCGACGTGGCGCCCGGCGAGTTCCTCTCGCTCCTCGGGCCGTCCGGCTCGGGCAAGACCACGCTGCTCGGGATCCTCGGCGGCTTCACCGTGCCGTCCTCCGGCAGCGTGCATTTCGGCGAGGTCGACGTCACGCTGGTGCCGCCGCACAAGCGCAACATCGGCGTGGTGTTTCAGAACTACGCGCTGTTTCCCCACCTCACGGTGGGCGAGAACGTCGCCTTCCCGCTCCGCGCGCGGCGCGAGCCGAAGGCTTCTTGGGCCGCCCAGGTGTCCCAGGCGCTCGCGCTGGTGGAACTCGCCGGCTACGAGAACCGGGCGATCTCGCAGCTCTCGGGCGGCCAGCGCCAGCGCGTGGCGCTCGCCCGGGCCATCGTGTTCCGGCCGCGGCTCATCCTGATGGACGAGCCCCTCTCGGCCCTCGACAAGCAGCTGCGCGAGACGATGCAGATCGAGCTCCGGCGGCTGCACCGCCAGCTCGAGGCCACCATCATCTACGTCACGCACGACCAGCGCGAGGCGCTGACGATGAGCGACCGCATCGCCATCCTGCGCGGCGGCCGGCTCGCCCAGGTCGACACGCCGGAGCGCCTGCACGACCGGCCGGCAAGCGCCTTCGTGGCGAGCTTCATCGGGGAATCGACCCTGGTGCCGGTGACCCGGGCGGGGGATGACGCGGTGGCGTTCGGCGCCACCACCCTGCGCAGCGCCCGCCCGCTCCCGCCGGGATCCGGCCTACTCCTGGCGATCCAGACCGAGAAGCTGCTCATCGCGGAGGCCGGGGCCGGTGCCGAGGCGGGCTACAACCGGCTGACGGGCCGGGTGACCGATATCGTCTACCAGGGCGAGAGCCTGAAGGTGTTCGTGGCGCTCGACGGCGGGCCCGAGATCAGCCTGCGCCAGCCGGCCCACCATGCCGGCCGCCTCGCCATCCCGCCGCCCGGCGCGGCCCTGACCGCCCTGCTCCACCCGCAGGACACGATCATCGTGCCCGCCGAGCCGGCCTGA